A section of the Methanosarcina mazei S-6 genome encodes:
- a CDS encoding DUF2683 family protein: MVQVDISDDTNQILGIVKTKFNLKDESAAIDFIVAQCEIDMLEPELKPEFIEEMQNIIAGKHIGPFKTVDDLKAYIESLPDEEEDELCMK, from the coding sequence ATGGTTCAAGTTGATATAAGCGATGATACAAACCAGATTCTGGGTATTGTAAAAACTAAATTTAACCTGAAGGATGAAAGCGCAGCTATTGATTTTATAGTTGCTCAATGCGAAATAGATATGCTAGAACCCGAATTAAAACCTGAATTTATAGAGGAAATGCAAAATATAATTGCAGGAAAACATATAGGGCCCTTTAAAACTGTTGATGATTTAAAAGCATACATAGAAAGTTTGCCTGATGAGGAAGAGGATGAATTGTGTATGAAATAA
- a CDS encoding type II toxin-antitoxin system RelE family toxin, with product MYEIIISEKLSKKLIKLRKKNILQFNAIFKKAEEIQIDPQRYKNLRYPLNNLKRVHIDSHFVLLYSVDEETKTIILEDFIHHDFAY from the coding sequence GTGTATGAAATAATAATCAGTGAAAAACTTTCAAAAAAACTAATAAAATTAAGGAAAAAGAATATTTTACAATTTAATGCTATTTTTAAAAAAGCAGAAGAAATCCAGATTGACCCACAGAGGTATAAAAACCTAAGATATCCATTAAACAATCTTAAGCGTGTACATATTGATTCTCATTTCGTGCTACTTTACTCTGTTGATGAAGAAACAAAAACAATAATATTAGAAGATTTCATCCATCACGACTTCGCTTACTAA